The DNA region ttttcttcttgctctccctctcctccctactgatctctaaggttgctagcacatccttagagatttttctccatctcttgcttgtgtggatacacatagagaagtgtctattttgacactttcgagatccggcgaaccgaggacaagcgggattgcgaagggcttcgcatcgaaggtataaatctttcttcatgtaggtctaggagtagatctaagttgtaaactcatactcgtaaattttcgttctatactcttcgcacgagatccgttggctagggtgattcggggtttccgcgacgcgaaaaagcggttttcgcggcccgaaaaacccaacagtcagATTATGTCCTGTTCTTCCATCCTTGGGTTGTAGAATTGTAATGCTTTCTGATACTCTACATTTGGATTTCAACAATTGCTTAACGCAGAGGTTGTGATGCTTCTTCCAAAAGTGTCTGAATAATTCACATTTGATTAAGTAATATGATTTCTTGTAATTTAGCTATAGTTTCAAGCCCTCTTCTTGCAGTTATGTATTATTCGTGCATTCTTCCTTTTCTTAACCAGCAATGACATTTTCAATTTTCTTTATGGTATATATGTCATTTTTAGAATCTAATAAAATCCAATAACCATTTCAGGTGGACTTTATTAAACAAGAGTTCCAGAATAATGAAGTTCCAATAATATTGGTCGTATATTGCTGATTAACCTTCTTCAATGACCATACTCTTTTTATGATTCAGCCTACTAGCAATCACGGTGTATGAcatctcttttcttttgtttctaaACCTTCTATCCCTGTTTGATCACTGAGAATTATATTTTCCAGCAATAACTCTTTCAAATTTGTTGCATAGATACTTGACATACTGCTGCTTAATAGTGCTTAATTTATGAAATTTTGCTTGAACTTCGAATTTAATTCATTCAAGGTTCCTTTGAGTGTGCAAATTGTCTTTTTGCAAACTAAGAAGTAATTAAATTTGGTCTTGAATTTCTATATTTTTACTGCTTGTTTCTCTTGGAATAGGGACATGTGATAATTTCCTTCTCTGAATTCTAGAACAGAAGACAACTGTATACCAAATTTTTGTTGTTTTACCATATTCTTGTTCAGAATTATATCGCTTTCCTTTCTCAATTTTGGCAGAGAAAAGTATATTACTACTTTAGGTACTAATTGAACTTACTTGGGAACTCAAGTATCCCAAAGATACTCATTTTTTGGGAGAAAATAATGCCTGAGAATGGAATTTCATAAATTAAGATACCTCCAGAAGAGGACATCCTTAGAATATAATGAACAACAGTCAACAGGCTTCTCATGTATTGTTCTAGTACAAAATCTTAGCtgttatatatttttcagattgtAAGCTAAATAGTTCCGGAAGTGACACAAAAAAGGTTCTGCTATTTTTCCACTAAGCTTATTCTATATGATTTATTGGCTTCTTTTTGCAAAGGTTGGACATTCTATTGGATCATATATATGCTAAGAAGTCTTCAAAAGGCTTCCACAACAGGTAACAAGATGTTCGGAAATATCTATATTTTGTGATAGAGCTTTCGATTTACCTTATAGTGCTTTTGTTGGAATTTGAAGGTAAAATATGTGATAGGTCTTTATCCATTTCTGACATTGAACAAGAATTCTTTCAAGCAATCAATTATTGGCTTAATTGCAAGGTTgatttcctttatttatttatttatttttgctttctGCTGCTTTTACTCAATACTAATTGGCAATAGCCGCATTGTGAACAGCTATATGAATCAACAAGTTGCAAATCAAAATATCTATTTCTCTCTAGTGTTCTACCGATATCACCAtttatatctttttttttctttcaaaatggTAGTGTTTCATACTGATTTACCACTAGGATTGTTTGATTAGCACAGAATTCTTTATATCAAGAAATTGTTGTTTAACTTGGTTTTTGGTAGCGTGTGACCCTGCATGATGGATGATTTGCTGGAATATGCTCTCAATCTGGGTTCTTATGTTGCTCaaatccaattgattcaataaATAAGGCCTGATTATTTTATTCTACAAGAAATTCTCATTGAAACAATACATTCAATTCTTTGTCTATTAACAAAATTCTATGCATATTTTATatatcttcttttaaaatttcactAAATAAGTGGATTAAGATATTCCAGTGTGATGGATATGTTCAATGACATTATTGATGATGGTAATTCTATGTTGCTTATCAAGATTATGTTTTTTCTGTATGCTTCAGGTCCTCTGTTATAAGCACTGCCATCAGTTATTTTGCATCACTATTGAGGTCATTACCAATCTCAGTACAAGATAATATGGTGAGAGTTCCTAGGGAAGACATGGTCTGCTACAGCTGTTGCAGTTACATGCAGTCACCTTTTGCAGGTTTAGTTATCATCTTTCTTATCAGATGCATGATTTTACTTGCAAAAGAAGTGTTTAATTTCAGGGTGTGAGAAAAGGTTCATGAATATGAATtaatttcttctcttttctttttccccaATACTTTCTTTGCACCTGGTTTCTTTACTAATGCCCACTTATTTAGATAACATATAGAACAAAAAATCTTAAAGTTGATTCTTTGAATTTAGACATTTATAAGTAGTTGTTACAATCAAAACCATACTAACTTTCGCAAGAAAATTTGCAGTACTATACAATGCGAAATATGCTATTCCTGGCAATGACAGAGTTTGAGAAGGTACTGTTATCTTATTTGTGAATTTGAGATTAAGTTTAATGCATCGGTTGTGTTCTGATGAAGGTTTTGATTACTCTTTGCAATCCACTTTTGTGTTTGACCTTGTCATTTGTCTTTGCATAGTTCTTTTTTGCATGTCTCTCCTTTTTCAGCCCTTTGTTACTGTGACAAGATAAAGATACTTAGAAGCAAATCTTTAATGGATGGTTAACTATCATAAATCCTGCTGGAGTTCTATATTTTAATTTGTCACAATATAATTATCTCAGGTTTTTGGCATATACATAGACCTTAAGGTTAGAGTTCATAGAATTATTAAAATTCCATAGGTGTTTAACGACATCAATTCTAGTCCGTTTGACGAACTTAAATGAAGACAAGACAATAGAAGAAAGAGTGCTTatttttcatttcatttgatCCCTGATATTTTTATTTACATTTGTAAATCTCCTTTGGATAGAAAATTTCTCATTCATAAATTGAGTCGCTCACTATTGAGCCATGGAATAGCCTCTTGGGTTGCAGGACTAAGGTTATAtcaattagttcattctgatttacaTGATATTGAAACTTGTGTACTAGGCACTTCTACCATCCCTTCTTGCTAAAAGAGTAAAGATTTTTCGATGAGGCAAGAACCTGTGTTAAACCTGTCTATTGTggcattttcttcatcaaaattcATAGGTTAACtaactatatatatttttaatatatatatttttttaaaacgccCTTATAACTAACTATATAGAGAGCCCTCATTTtggcttctttttttttttaaatttttttatttctgttgtcTAATTCATGTCTAATGTCTTGTGGTCTTGTTGTGGGTTGAGTAGTGAAAAAGACAGTATTGTATTCTGGGAATCCAACAAGATTTACCCAATGAATATTTTTAGATCAATCGtcgtattaaaaaaaatatctattaaTTAATGGAAGTTAAAACTCGaatctgaaaattttaaaattaaatacttGGCTACTACTGGGGCAAAATAACACAGTAATTGCCACTCAGTTGGTGTGTGTGTTGGCTTGCAATCAATTTAACCACTCCCTTCTTTTCAAAtatctttaaattatatttttttagaaactAATTTTACTTGCTTATTAGTTCTAATGAATCCGACTAGTAGTGGAGTTGAGGCTGATGATTTAGGATTCAAAGTTTATAGGGATTTAGGAAACTTTTTTTATAATTCTTCAAGTTTCGCCCAATTAATTTCAGAGAAAAAGGATTTTTTCCTACACttacaaatcaatttcaaaatatttatttttttaataggattcaaattttcattcttttgtttgtttCAGGAGAGTTTTAAGATTTATTAGTgttaaaaaaagtaaaattatCATCTTAACAGTTCGTCATAGTTGCCTCCCACTATCCGGAGGAGAGATAACTCACGAACCTCGTCCATCAATAGTAACTCAAGTATGGAAGGGTTGAGTCAATAAATGAAATATTTCGTACTCATTAGGAATCAATCTTAGACCTATTGAGAGTCTTGATCCATTGGACGAGTTTTAAGATTTATGATTTAGAGTAAGCTTCTTGAATTActcaatttattaattttattttatttttattttaaatgatAATTGATTAGCGAGGATTGTATTTGGGTTTTAAAGCAGGATTGCTATAAAAGATAATGAATTTGTCACTTCTATTATCTGAAgtgaaagaaaatattttaaaaaaaacaaaaattttgatatttgagagTCCAAGTCGGCATTAATTGGTAGCCCTACCTCACCAAATGAATAAATATTTGAGTCCATAATTCACTAAACGGAAAGGGTGAGAATTTAATGCAAACTAAATGTCTACACCGAAACCTGACAGTACGTTTCCCCAACCGCTATAACTAAtagttttttctttctttttcaaaacAGCAACGTGAGGAATATCTAAATCATGTAGTTGGATTTAAAATGATAATAACGTATCCAATTTCATTTTTATCATTGTTATTATTCTCAATCGACTGTCATTATATTAGTCaaatcaattattttttataaaaaaaattgatcgtGTTAAAAAATTATCACTATCAATATACTGagtgaaattaatatttaaggacATCGATAGGTGAATTagacaaatatataaaaattaattttatattattactAGATCTCTAGATCCATTAAGAAGTTTCagtaaaaactttttaaattcaTCCTACTAAAATAAGTTGATGGACTCAGAGAATTCATAATGACATGAAATCAGGTTCTATGAATTTATCtagtttttataattatattaatactttcaaatataaatttgacctaatatattaaaaataatgatttttttaacatgaattagattTTTCGAATACCGTATTCAAAAAATCAATGCACTCAATATAGCGAGTCAAATTCGAATCCATCGTCAGTTTCAACCAAAATCAATTGATAGACCTAAAGAAttcagaatgatatgaaatttatttttatatgttagtttaattttcataattatattcatattctcaaatattaatttgaccatTGTATTAAAAACAGTACTTTTCTAATACAAatcgatgattttttttttaaaaataatcaaaatagaATTAGAtacatgattttaaaattaaagtacaTGATTTATTATTCTTCTTTTAAGGTTCTTATTACTTGTGTACAACCTACACAATTAATTGAAACGGAGGAGGAGGCAAAGGCATTAAACATTGGAAACTCAATTCAAACAAATTGATATTAAATGGAAGGACACATGATTTAATTGTCAAGTGGAAGCTTCTCATTTTGAAACCGCAGACAAAGAATCTACTAAACTTTAGATATTGTCCGATTTGTCCTTATCCAAACTTAAACAATTACAGAGAATCTATAGACCCGATAAAATTATCATTTTGGATTCGATTAGTTTGAATAATTaagatttatataaataaatatataataataataataataataataataataactagaAGAGAGAAACTGCAAGCCAACGACGTCTGAAATCTCAGTGCGattgaaataaaatacaataaaatCTAGCAATATTCACAGATGCAGCGATTAGCTGCTCAGAGATTTGGAGGGTGTTGGTAGTTCTTGTGGCAGCTGATCACTGGCTTcctcctctcttagttcttcgaTCTTGAAGGAATTGgaagcggaggaggaggaggaagaagaagagaatggagaagaagcagaagcagagGAAGCGGAAGAAGCCATGGCCGCGAGCAAATCCAGGAAGGCGCCGACTATGAAGCCGTGCGTATTCCTTCCGTTCACGCTCAGGTACCAGGCCAGCAGCTCCTCCAGCCTCTCCCAGTCACCGGCGCCGAGCCCCTGCGCCGCCACCACTTCCTCCATCGACCGCCGGAAGTCGCCGTACGGGTTCCGCGACTCCACCGCTACTGCCACGCTGTCCTCGAAAGgcgactccttttcttcttccaccaCCGCCACCGCCGCCGAGTCCTTCGCCTCCTCCATGATCGAGCTCGTGTCGCCGCCCGGGTCAAAGAAGAGCCGGTCCGAGCGCCGCCGCCGCACCACCGCggggtcctcctcctcctccgcggtgtcggaggaggaggagcaggTGATACCGGAGTCGTCGTTGAGGTAGAACCGGAACGAGTCGGCCTTGGGGTGTTTGCAAAAATGCCAGTaccaggaagaagaaggaggaggaggagagggaggaaaACGCTCCGACGAGGAATCCCTGAGCTTGAAGAAGAGCGAACTCAAGACATGCTTCTTCTTccccatctctctctctctctctctctctctctctctctctcgtgccTGAATCTGAGGTGGGAGCTCAAGCTCTCATCCCATTTATTGTGCAAAAAAGgtgggtcccgccgcccagcggccccctaggcctggccccacagggatcctaggaggaggtaaatcaacgGTGAATGTTGGCCCGGATAAAGCGcggtgtctccggaatttaacacagccggcTCAGATTATTCATCCAGCTCTCATCCCATTTATGGAGGTTGATGAGGAGGCCTCTGTCTGAGGTGATGAACAGGAACTTTCAATGCCATCCTCACGAGTACGACTatctgtaaatgaaccaaacagtTTACGAATTATTCGGAGCTCGTTTCGATAAAAAAACTCATTCgaattcgttcgtttatcttatcgagtcgagctcgagcccgattttgagctcgacagttttatcgagccgagctcgagcttaaggatattcggctcgtgagctcgcgaacatgttcgtttgtagactcacgagccaaaaaaacga from Zingiber officinale cultivar Zhangliang chromosome 4B, Zo_v1.1, whole genome shotgun sequence includes:
- the LOC121977654 gene encoding transcription repressor OFP13-like produces the protein MGKKKHVLSSLFFKLRDSSSERFPPSPPPPSSSWYWHFCKHPKADSFRFYLNDDSGITCSSSSDTAEEEEDPAVVRRRRSDRLFFDPGGDTSSIMEEAKDSAAVAVVEEEKESPFEDSVAVAVESRNPYGDFRRSMEEVVAAQGLGAGDWERLEELLAWYLSVNGRNTHGFIVGAFLDLLAAMASSASSASASSPFSSSSSSSSASNSFKIEELREEEASDQLPQELPTPSKSLSS